From Spirochaetota bacterium:
TGAATTTGGTAAGAAAATAATCATAAGCCCAACCATTGGCAGGCTCGAGATCTTCAGAAGCAACCATATAGTTTGCACAATCTTTCATCTGATAAGCTACTTCTATCATGCTCATGAGGCATGCATCAAAACCAATTAGGGTTAATTCTTTATCTTTCAATGCTTGTTTAACTTCTGACATCATTAAAATATCATTTGAATTGGTGACATCCAAACATACTGCTTTGAACGATTGTATTTGCTGATTATTATATGATGTTGTGCGCCAACCTGTGCCGTGGTTCCATATAATCAATGAGTAATAATCTGCAGGATAATTGGCTTTACAGAAGGAAATAAATTTATTTAGTGTATTAGGATCACCCATATTGAGTTCATCGCTGTCTCCTGTATTAGTAATATGCAGATAAGTATTATCGATTAGCCTTTCAGAATTGATTTTGGAAATATTTGAATCAGGCAATACTTTATACAGCCGTGTTCCTTTCCAATCACCATCCAGCGTTGAATAATTATTACATCGGTCAAACAGTATAATAATAGTGATTTTTTGCTCAAGGAGATTAACAGATTCCATTTCATTAAAATCAAAAAGAGCATATTGTTCAAGATCGTTATCGCCATCCATATATACCATTATTGTCCATGATGGAGTAGTATTGTGGATTTCATCAGAGCATGAAACTAAAATTATAACACATGCTAGTGTAACAATCTTTGAAATTAACAATAGAAATCTTATTATATATTGGTTCATTGTTTTATAATTAATAATTATTGAACAAAAAAAATATTAAATACTTAAAATATTTTTGCAAATAAATATCAAACACTTTTTAAGTTTGAAAAAATGAATATTTTCACTATGTTGTAATCTATGTTATGTTTAAGATTGATTAGCATAATGCAATATCAACTGTTTAAGGTACAATGTAACAAAATGATATTTGCAAAAATCATAAAAAATATGGTTAAAGTACAAACAATCTGGATATATAACTTTAAACTAATATGTTTTATGTAATTGCTCCACGTTTGAGTATTTGGTAACTAAATAGAGGGATAAAAATGATATGATTAGCTGAATAAAGCTGGTGATAATTATTATTAAAAAAGGGACATCGCTAGTCAATTCAAGGTAGTATGTTGATTGAGTTTGTTAATTTAATTACGATTATAATATTTGCCATATTGCCAGCTTATGTATTAATAATTCTAACTAATAATTAACCTAAATCCTCTAAAAATAAATAATTCATATTTTAATTATAATTTCTTAATCCAGAATAGCTATCAATACCTTCATAAGACAAAAAGAAGGTAATAAAACATGATTAGCTTTAAACGAGTTTTTATAAAATACTTTTCAATAAAATATCTTTTTATTCCTTTTATACTTATTACAGTTTTCTCAGGTATAGTAAGTTTCTATGCTGTATATAACTATAATAGAAACATACTCAATATAATTGATTCAGTTGAAACTGCAAAAGATATTCAGATTGAGTTACAGAAGCAATTTAATAGTTGGAAGATAATAATTGTTGAAGGGCATTCATTTGAGGTATATAGAGAGAAAATCCATGAATATTCGTACAATGCCCAGCATATTCAAAATAGCCTGTTTAATCTTGGACTTATGTGCAAAGATATGGAAGATGTTCATATAAAAATAGTAGATTTTACGCATTTATACAAAGAAATGAATGATGAGTTATTGTCGTATATAGTAAATTATAATGATACAAACTCTTATGATTATAAAAAATTGGTAAATAGTGCTGTAATTAGTGAGAAAAAGTTACTGCAAATGATGGAGGTTATTGTTGCTGATATAGAAAGAACTTCCAATGAAAAAGTTAACTTGTTAAACAGGTATTATCTCATTACTGGCTTCATTTCTTTTGGACTTTTAACATTATTCACACTAATAATAAGCTGGTATTCAACGCAACTTATTGACAGGTTTAAGAAAAAACTTGAATTTAAAGTTAAAAAAAGAACTGAACAGTTACAAAAAGCAAATGAAGTAATATCTTTATCGGAGCAAAAATACCGTTTTTTAATTGAATCAACAGATGATATAGTTTTTACTATTGATCCTCAAGGTACAATTGTTTCAATAAATAATGCTATCAAAAAAGATCTTAAAATGAAACCGAGTGATGCAATTGGGAGTAATATATTTGATTATATATATTTTGAAGATGACAATAATTCATTTAAAAAACAAATGCTGATGAAAAATATTGAGCTTGCATTAAATGAAAAACAAAAGGTTAGATTTTATGCTGAATTAAAAACACCACGGATGATTGAACCTGTTGAGATGGTTATATCACTTGAAAGTGTAAAGCATAATGGTGGCATGGAAATAATTGGAAAAGCAACTAAGATGATGGAGAATGAACTTGTATCAGCATTTGTTCATGAACATGTCAAATATGAAATAACTAATTCATTATTGTTAGCTGATGAGATAACTCATAGAATTGTGCAAAATGTAAAAAAGTTTTTGCCACACACTGTTGTTTCACAAATTAGATTGGCTGTAAGTGAAATTCTTATTAACGCAATTGAACATGGCAATCTTGAAATAACGTATCAAGATAAATTATTAAAAATGCAAAATGATGAATATTTTGAATATATTTCAAAAAAGATAAATGAGAGGTCCAATAAGGATAAGAAAGTTAAAGTTGAATTTTTAGTAAATAGTGAAAAAATAATTGTAAAAATAACAGATCAGGGTAAAGGATTTGATTATAAAAGTTATCTTGATAAACCCGTTACACAGGATAATGAGATGTTTTTGCAACATGGAAGGGGGATATCGCTAGCAAGGCAAATATTTGATGAAATACGATATAATGATAAAGGGAATCAGGTGTTATGTGTAAAATATTTTACAAAAGAATGTAATGAGGAAACACAATACAATAATGAAAAGATGGTTGTGTATTAATCAATATGCCAGCAAATATTTAATTCTACAGTTTTAAAAAAATTCTTGCAATTGTCATATAATCACACAAATACTGTGACAATGAAGTCAAAAATAGCCATAATCATTTTTTTTACAATTTGCACAGTATTGTGGAATGGTTATTCCCAGGAGCTATCGCCCACTATAAAAATATATAAGTTTGCTCCTGAGGATAATTTTTTGATTAACTGGAAGTGGATAACAGTTCTTGATTATAAAAAAATTTCTGATTGGGCAAAAGTTTATCATTGTGCTGTTAATTACGATGACAAGCCTGTTTTGGATGGGAGTGCTTGGTTCATCTCAAAATACGGATCCTTACTTGTATTTGATAATCTGGATGATATAAAATATTACTTACATATTAATTTTGTTACATTTGATCATCCTGAAAAAACATCTATTGATGCTTTGTGTGTTATTTATTGTAATGATAAGCCGGTACAAGAGCTATCGTTTAAAGATATGACTATCAAAAATAGCAGAATTGTGCTTGAAATTTCACGTGAATTTATTGTTAATAAAACCCTTACAGTTGAGTTTAAAGAGTATTCTTCCGCTGGTGGATTTTTTGGTGTATGGGATGTTATTTTGAGTAAAGAAGATACTCTCCCTGATGTGATTGAAATGAAAAAAGCAACGCCAAAAACAGATTCCATGAAGCAATCACCAGTTAATTTACTAAAACCAAAATCTACTACTGGTAAATAAATCTACCCTTTCCTGGGTGGATAGTAAATTTTAAAAAAATAATTTTTTTATTGACCATTTTGCTTATACTAACTTTTTTGACACACAGATGGTACGTAAAAAATTGAGTTAGTATATGTAGTATGCACTACATTTGTTTTGTAAAGTTGATGCTTCAATTTACGCAAATATATTAAAAATTTTTAATTTTTTAAAAATTTTGTTAGATAGTTTTTAAAGTATTCATATATTGATAGTAGTATTTTGCATAATAATATCTGTAAAAGAGGTTGTAGATTATGCCAAATGAATTTGAAAAAGAATTTGATGATGAAGTATACGAGGATGATTTTTACGAAGAATCACTTGATGATGAAGAATTACTTGAAGATGAAATGCAGGAAGAGGACTTGATTGAAGAAGAGGAAATTGAAGATGAAGAAAAACATATAGCAGTAATTTTAGCCTGCGATGATTGTGATTACAGATGGGAAGATGTCATAGTGAAGCGTAAAGATGAGGATATTGAGGATTTAGAGATAATCTGTCCTATGTGCGGTTCTACTAATGTAACACAGATATGAGCCAGCAATACATTCGCATTAAAGGTGCCCGTGAGCACAATTTAAAAAATATTTCAATTGATATCCCAAGAGAAAAGTTAGTAGTTATTACAGGACTTTCCGGTTCCGGGAAGTCCTCTTTAGCATTTGATACCATCTATGCCGAAGGACAGCGTCGTTATGTAGAGTCGTTATCGGCATATGCACGGCAATTTTTAGGGCAAATGGAAAAACCTGATGTTGACCTTATAGAAGGTCTATCGCCTGCAATATCTATTGAACAGAAAACCACACACCGCAATCCCCGTTCAACAGTTGGCACTGTTACCGAAATTCATGATTACCTGCGACTTCTCTTTGCTCGGGTAGGGGTGCCCTACTGCTATAAGTGCGGTAAACCTATAACTTCCCAAACTATTGATCAGATTGTTGAGAATGTGCTAACCTATAATGCTGGTACAAAAATACAGGTGCTTGCGCCAGTAGTGCGTGGACGCAAAGGGATGTATCAGGATATGTTTGACAAATTCCGTCAACAAGGATATTCTCGCGTACGTGTTGATGGGCAGGTATTTTCTCTGGACGATCCAATAACAATTGATAAAAATAAAAAGCACTCAATTGAAGTTATCATAGACAGAATTGTACTTAAGGAGAATATCCGTACGCGATTATCAGATTCAATTGAGACAGCAATAGAGCTTGCCGATGGCCAGGTTATTTTAATCATAGATGATAAGGAACAACTGATTTCCACAAAAATGACATGTCCTGATTGTGATGTTTCACTGCCGGAGCTATCGCCCCGAATGTTTTCATTTAATAGCCCCTATGGTGCATGCCCAACATGTGATGGACTTGGCTTTATTATGCAGTTTGACCCTGATCTTATTGTGGACAACCCAGATAAATCTTTGATGGATGGAGCACTTGCCGTATGGGGTAAAACAACAAGTTACTGGTATCAGGAACAGATACTGACGCTTGCTAAAAGTTTGAAATTTGATCCATACACTCCGTGGAAGAAACTGCCAAAGCAAATTCAAAATATTGTGCTTTACGGTTCTAATGGTAAAAAGTTTGATTATTCAATTGAGCGGTATGAAGCTCAATACAGATTTACTAAGGAATTTGAAGGTGTAATTCCCAATTTAATGCGCCGTTATAAGGAAACACAGTCGGACGAGATGCGCGAATGGATGGAAGGCTTTATGCGCAATAGAGTATGTGATGCGTGCGGTGGAAAACGCTTAAGGCCTGAGAGTTTAGCTGTCAAGGTTGCTGATAAAAATATTGCTGATATCAGTGCGCTATCGATTAAAGATGCTGTGAAGTTTTTCAATGAGCTATCGCTATCAGAAACTCAAATGACAATAGCACGGCAAATACTAAAAGAAATAAGAGCACGACTGCAATTTCTTTCAAATGTAGGCATTGATTACCTCACTCTGGATCGTGCTGCAGGAACACTGTCAGGAGGAGAAGCACAGCGCATACGCCTTGCCACACAAATTGGATCAGGTTTAACGGGAGTACTGTACATTCTTGATGAGCCAAGCATTGGTCTGCATCAGCGTGACAATAAAAAGCTACTGGCTACGTTAAAGGAATTAAGGGATATTGGTAATACTGTGATTGTTGTTGAGCACGATGAAGAAACAATACGCGAATCGGATTATGTTATTGACCTTGGGCCCGGTGCGGGACTTGATGGCGGCTATGTAGTAGCACAGGGAACTCCACAGGAGATAGAACTCAATGAAACTTCGATTACAGGATTATATTTGCGCGGCAAACGGTTTATAAAAGCACCAACGCATAGAAGAAAGGCAGATAAATATTTAACAATACGAGGTGCAGCCGAAAATAATTTAAAATCGATTGATGTGTCATTTCCTCTTGGTGTGTTTACCTGTGTTACTGGAGTTTCAGGTTCGGGAAAATCAACTTTGATAATTGATATTCTGTATAAGGCATTGGCTTCGCTGAAAATGCGCAGCAAGGAATATCCTGGCAAGTTTAAAAAAATTGAAGGCATTGAGTTCATAGATAAAGTTATAGATGTTGACCAATCCCCAATAGGAAGGACTCCTCGTTCAAACCCTGCTACCTACACTGGTACATTTACACCAATTCGTGAGCTTTTTGCTAACCTGCCTGAATCAAAAGTACGCGGCTACAAACCCGGGAGATTTTCATTCAATGTATCAGGAGGGCGGTGTGAAGCCTGCTGGGGCGATGGTATAAAGAAGATTGAGATGCACTTTTTACCTGATGTGTATATTACATGTGAGGTATGCAAAGGTAAGCGCTATAATCATGAAACACTGGAAGTGCGGTATAAAGGTAAAAATATCTATGAAGTCCTTGAAATGACTGTTGATGAAGCATATGAGTTTTTTGCAAACATTCCTTCAATAAAATCAAAACTTGAAACATTAAAACGGGTTGGACTTGGGTACATAAAGTTGGGACAGCCTGCAACAACACTGTCAGGTGGTGAGGCACAACGTGTAAAATTGTCAACAGAACTTTCAAAACGGGCTACAGGCAACACATTATATATTCTTGATGAGCCAACCACAGGATTGCACTTTGCTGATGTAGAAAAGCTAATTGATGTTTTGCAAAGCCTTGTAGACAAAGGTAATACTGTGATAGTAATTGAACACAACCTGGATGTGATTAAATGCGCTGATTGGATTATTGATCTTGGTCCTGAGGGTGGCGATGCAGGAGGAAGAATAGTAGCACAAGGAACACCTGAGGAAGTTGCAAAAGTTAAAGAATCATACACAGGACAATTTTTAAGGGAGATTTTGTCCCGCAAATATATAAATTAATTGCATTATTTAACACTATGCAATTATATTGCTTGCTATACCGATAATTATAAAAATATTATAATCAGTTGCAGAGGCTATACTGTGCAAAGACAAATTATAGTTGTTTTTATCGCACTCATTACATTAATTCCATCCATAGGCATCCCCTTAGATAAACAAGTTGCAATTTTTCAGAAAGCTAAAAGTGAAGTAGTGAAGGGAATGTATCACTTCAATGAAATGCATTATCTTGCTGCAATTGAATTTTTCAGAAAAGCTCTGGAAGTGTATCCTGATTACTACACAGCACATGAATATCTGGCCAGGGCATATAAATTGGCTGGCTACACAAATCTTGCACTACAACAATGGCAAATGCTCCTAGATATAGCAAAAGACAATCCACTTATTCAAAACAAAATAGATATGCTTAATTTTCGTGGTTCGCTGTACAGTTCACTTGATAAACCGTTTGAGCTCATTGAAACTGCAGCGTATTTTTCCGTAGATTTAGGAAGATTTCGTTTTTCTTCACCCATTGATATTGCAATCGATAATGACAAGAATATGTATATAACCTCTTTTTCCAATGGCAAGCTTGTAAAGCTTGATCCAAACGGTGAAGGTATTTTTACCCGAACGTACAGTCTTGAAGGAAAATTATATGGCATTGATTACAGGTCTGGGCTCTTGGCTGTTAGCGATTTTGCAAACAATAAAGTATTTGTTATTAACACCGATGGAAAAATAATAAAAACAATTGGAAGCACTGGCAATGCAGAAGGGCAGTTCAACGGCCCTGAAGGAGTATGTTTTGGTGGCGATAGCTCCTTATATGTAGTGGACTCCGGTAACCACCGTGTGCAAAAGTTTGGATTGGACGGACGATTCATCCTGACATTTGGACAATTTGGCGAATATGAAGGACAGCTGAATAAGCCTACTGATGTAGCGGTACGACATGAAAACGTCTATGTTACCGATACAAACAACAAGCGAATAGCTGTGTTTGATGATTCCGGCAATTTCATTGAAAACCTTACACCTGATGAGTTTTTTGTGCCACGTGGCATTTTTATACAGGGTAGTTTGATGGCTGTGAGTGATGAAAAGAAAGGACTTTTTATGTACAATTTTGAAACAGAGCAGTCGCAGTGGTTTACAAGCTGGGAAGGAAAAAAGAAATTTTATCATCTTACTTCAGCGGTAATGGATGACAATGGATTTGTGTATACCTGCAGCAATAAGAATGAAGCTATATATGTATTTTCCCCATTACAACAGCAAATAAGCAACATTGAAGTGGAAGTAACTAATGTTGATGCTAAAAAATTTCCTATTGTTGCAGTGTATTGTAATATCCGGGACCGATATGGAAGACCAATATATGGTTTAACAAAAGATAATTTTACTATCATTGAAGATGGCGCAACTATTACAAACCTAAGTGCGGATTACTTAAAAAACATGATGCCGGCAGCTTCCATGGTGTTATGTGTTGACCGTTCTGGCTCACTTAAGAATTACCACAACGATGTGCCATGGCTAGCTGAGTTTATATTACAGAAGATGCGTAAAAATGATACCTTAAAGATAATAAACTTTGCTCAGGACACATGGGTTGCAAATCCTTATGACTGGAGCAGACGAAGGGCATTAAAAGCACTAAAAGCATTTGATTACGGAAATGGGCGAGATATTGGTAAAGCTTTATACACAGCAATAAGTGATGTATTACCTCAAATGTCACGGCGAGGAGTTATTCTGATCACTGATGGAGAAGCAACAGTGAATGATTTTAGGGCTTATTCGCCCGATATCATCATAGATTATGCAAAGTCGCATTTTGTCCCAGTTTATATTTTAACCTTGAAAACAAAATCGCCATTATTAATGCGTATAGCACAGGAAACGGGTGGTGCAATCTATAAGGGAAGTGAGCTCGATGGTCTACGCACTGTGTATGATGCAATAAAACAAGCAAATGATTATCGCTATGTATTGATATATTCAACTTTTAAAATGAAATCGTTAAAAGGTTGGTGGTCGGATCTTACAGTCAATGTAACATATAAAGGCCAGAAAGGTACTGAGTGGGCAGGTTATTTTGTGCCATAAGTAATATAAATTATTAATAAAAAAAATAGTTGACAAAATATAAAATATGATATCAACTTAAATGATAGGATAAATAAGTAAAAAATATATTAATTTTTTTAACAAATAATCAAATTATTATAGATTAAGAGGACGGATATATTTTTTTAAATATTATTTAGTAAATATTATTTAGCGGAATATTATGCATTTAATTATAAAACCTAAAATATGTGTCTAAATTTGTACAATAGATATACATGCAGTGTTTTTATTTGAAGTGGGTACTAATTTTATTTTAAGGTATAAAAAGTCATGTGTAGAAATAATATGACTCAAAAAATTAGGCTAACCATTGGAATTATTTTTTTATTTTTACTGATTCATTTATTAATTATACCTAAAAATGCTTATAGCACTTATTTAGGAATTGGTGTACAGTATTCATACTCATTTTTAAATTATAAAATAATAAAAGATGATTTTTATGACCTTGATGAATATGAATATACTGAAGAGTACAGTGATTTATCTCAAGTTGGTATAAAAAATAATGCGAAAGCCAGAGAAACTGATTATGGAGTATGCTTGATAATAGATGATGGTGAAGATTTTGAAGAGTTAGGCCATTTACAATTGCGATTGGAATACTATTCTTTTAAAATACCATTTAATACAGTAAATAATTCTATTGAAGGTATTCGTTATGGATTTAATATTAGTTTTGGAATCAACTTGCTTAATTTTGGGTCAGATATTGTATATGCTGCTTTTACAACCGGGGCTTATCTGAGTCAAGGTACTTCTTCAATTAATAAATCAGAATATAATGTTTTTGAAATGCCTCTGGGTATCATTATTGGTAATAAAGTGGCAGTCAGTCAAAATTCTGCAGTTATTATATCAGGAACGTATAATTTTTATAATCACTTTATTAATAATAATGTTTATTTATTAGGTAGTTTAAATTCTGCCAGTGATAGCGTGCTCAATTTTGTAACCAGAAGAAATGAATTTATAATTAATGCAAGTTATGTATATCAATTTGGAGATATATATTATTAATTTCTTTTATTGAATATCTTATGTTGATTTGTATGGAACTAATAAATGAATATTATTTATAACTTAATTGATAAGGTACAAAAAAAATTTTTAGTTTTTCACTTCACAATTTTTTTTATGGGTATTTTTTTGATAATTGTTACTAATGCAAATTCATCGTTTATAGGTTTTGGTGCACAATATTCATTTTCAACATTGAATTATACAATAAATCCAGATGGGATCAATACAAATGTCATCTTTACAGAGGTTGGTCTTGCACAAAATAGTAAAACCTATTCACATGATTATGGTTTTTCTTTGTTCTATGATGACGCTGATGAGTTTGATTATGTTTATAATACTCAACTGAGAGTTGAATACTACCGATTTTATATACCTTTTGAAAAAACAAATAATGCAATTAAAGGAAATAGAGCTGGGCTTATTTTTTTGCTTTCGTATGATATAGTTAATTATGATGAAAATCAGTTCTTTATTGGTATTAATAGTGGTTTTTATTATAGTAAAGGTAAAGATACAAAACATGGTTATAAATATATAACTCTGGAATCGCCATTAGGTATTATAATAGGTGATAAATATAAAATATCTGATTTTGTTACATTGATAGGTACCTTGACATTCAATTTTTATACTAATTTAACATTCAACAATATTTATGCAGAAATATTCAATTCTGTTGAATATAGTTCAGAAACTTTTGTAACTAAAAGGAAGGAGGTGATTTTTGGTTTCAATTGCGCTTACCAGTTATAAACAAAAAAAAAAGTACTTTTTGTAATTTATGTTTGATTTTGAGGTTTAATAAAAATCATTATTCTTGATTTCTTGAGTTAGTGAAGTCAGCAAATTTATTATAATTTTATTGTAATGTAAGGGAGGAGTTATGGCTAAAAAAGCACTACTTTTATTGCTGATCATCTCAGTTTTTGTACAACTTTCCTGTGCAACAACACCAAAAGATTTTAGCAAATTAGCCTTTATATTTGGTAAAATCGAAAATGCTGAAGGTGATATGGCACTAAAATATGTTGATTTCGTTAGTCGCTCTTTTACTGAAAAATCAAAATATTTTGAAGCAGAAGCTCATAAACAAAAAGGCTATTTTTGGTTAAAAGATTTAAAAATGGGATCGTATAGGGCTGTTGGTTTTTTCC
This genomic window contains:
- a CDS encoding ATP-binding protein; protein product: MISFKRVFIKYFSIKYLFIPFILITVFSGIVSFYAVYNYNRNILNIIDSVETAKDIQIELQKQFNSWKIIIVEGHSFEVYREKIHEYSYNAQHIQNSLFNLGLMCKDMEDVHIKIVDFTHLYKEMNDELLSYIVNYNDTNSYDYKKLVNSAVISEKKLLQMMEVIVADIERTSNEKVNLLNRYYLITGFISFGLLTLFTLIISWYSTQLIDRFKKKLEFKVKKRTEQLQKANEVISLSEQKYRFLIESTDDIVFTIDPQGTIVSINNAIKKDLKMKPSDAIGSNIFDYIYFEDDNNSFKKQMLMKNIELALNEKQKVRFYAELKTPRMIEPVEMVISLESVKHNGGMEIIGKATKMMENELVSAFVHEHVKYEITNSLLLADEITHRIVQNVKKFLPHTVVSQIRLAVSEILINAIEHGNLEITYQDKLLKMQNDEYFEYISKKINERSNKDKKVKVEFLVNSEKIIVKITDQGKGFDYKSYLDKPVTQDNEMFLQHGRGISLARQIFDEIRYNDKGNQVLCVKYFTKECNEETQYNNEKMVVY
- the uvrA gene encoding excinuclease ABC subunit UvrA, producing the protein MSQQYIRIKGAREHNLKNISIDIPREKLVVITGLSGSGKSSLAFDTIYAEGQRRYVESLSAYARQFLGQMEKPDVDLIEGLSPAISIEQKTTHRNPRSTVGTVTEIHDYLRLLFARVGVPYCYKCGKPITSQTIDQIVENVLTYNAGTKIQVLAPVVRGRKGMYQDMFDKFRQQGYSRVRVDGQVFSLDDPITIDKNKKHSIEVIIDRIVLKENIRTRLSDSIETAIELADGQVILIIDDKEQLISTKMTCPDCDVSLPELSPRMFSFNSPYGACPTCDGLGFIMQFDPDLIVDNPDKSLMDGALAVWGKTTSYWYQEQILTLAKSLKFDPYTPWKKLPKQIQNIVLYGSNGKKFDYSIERYEAQYRFTKEFEGVIPNLMRRYKETQSDEMREWMEGFMRNRVCDACGGKRLRPESLAVKVADKNIADISALSIKDAVKFFNELSLSETQMTIARQILKEIRARLQFLSNVGIDYLTLDRAAGTLSGGEAQRIRLATQIGSGLTGVLYILDEPSIGLHQRDNKKLLATLKELRDIGNTVIVVEHDEETIRESDYVIDLGPGAGLDGGYVVAQGTPQEIELNETSITGLYLRGKRFIKAPTHRRKADKYLTIRGAAENNLKSIDVSFPLGVFTCVTGVSGSGKSTLIIDILYKALASLKMRSKEYPGKFKKIEGIEFIDKVIDVDQSPIGRTPRSNPATYTGTFTPIRELFANLPESKVRGYKPGRFSFNVSGGRCEACWGDGIKKIEMHFLPDVYITCEVCKGKRYNHETLEVRYKGKNIYEVLEMTVDEAYEFFANIPSIKSKLETLKRVGLGYIKLGQPATTLSGGEAQRVKLSTELSKRATGNTLYILDEPTTGLHFADVEKLIDVLQSLVDKGNTVIVIEHNLDVIKCADWIIDLGPEGGDAGGRIVAQGTPEEVAKVKESYTGQFLREILSRKYIN
- a CDS encoding VWA domain-containing protein, yielding MQRQIIVVFIALITLIPSIGIPLDKQVAIFQKAKSEVVKGMYHFNEMHYLAAIEFFRKALEVYPDYYTAHEYLARAYKLAGYTNLALQQWQMLLDIAKDNPLIQNKIDMLNFRGSLYSSLDKPFELIETAAYFSVDLGRFRFSSPIDIAIDNDKNMYITSFSNGKLVKLDPNGEGIFTRTYSLEGKLYGIDYRSGLLAVSDFANNKVFVINTDGKIIKTIGSTGNAEGQFNGPEGVCFGGDSSLYVVDSGNHRVQKFGLDGRFILTFGQFGEYEGQLNKPTDVAVRHENVYVTDTNNKRIAVFDDSGNFIENLTPDEFFVPRGIFIQGSLMAVSDEKKGLFMYNFETEQSQWFTSWEGKKKFYHLTSAVMDDNGFVYTCSNKNEAIYVFSPLQQQISNIEVEVTNVDAKKFPIVAVYCNIRDRYGRPIYGLTKDNFTIIEDGATITNLSADYLKNMMPAASMVLCVDRSGSLKNYHNDVPWLAEFILQKMRKNDTLKIINFAQDTWVANPYDWSRRRALKALKAFDYGNGRDIGKALYTAISDVLPQMSRRGVILITDGEATVNDFRAYSPDIIIDYAKSHFVPVYILTLKTKSPLLMRIAQETGGAIYKGSELDGLRTVYDAIKQANDYRYVLIYSTFKMKSLKGWWSDLTVNVTYKGQKGTEWAGYFVP
- a CDS encoding clostripain-related cysteine peptidase, producing the protein MLISKIVTLACVIILVSCSDEIHNTTPSWTIMVYMDGDNDLEQYALFDFNEMESVNLLEQKITIIILFDRCNNYSTLDGDWKGTRLYKVLPDSNISKINSERLIDNTYLHITNTGDSDELNMGDPNTLNKFISFCKANYPADYYSLIIWNHGTGWRTTSYNNQQIQSFKAVCLDVTNSNDILMMSEVKQALKDKELTLIGFDACLMSMIEVAYQMKDCANYMVASEDLEPANGWAYDYFLTKFIMTNRSPVSLGQSIIAGYANEYTNKPITMLDLRNIDILTTSIDDLCTDLILNISSIRYSIAQARDNSLFFQNTTSPPYSYMDFYDFLVNISSISNITNKVLNCMLALEYTVVYHYQGAYSNSHGLSIYFPQSTSDSEYQYYNITNIDFAQTSWDDFLNSYFNN